One window of Deltaproteobacteria bacterium genomic DNA carries:
- a CDS encoding AbrB/MazE/SpoVT family DNA-binding domain-containing protein codes for MKVRIQKWGNSLALRIPKAFAAETNLKQNSLVEISLVEGKIVVSRASETAYSLEDLLVGVTEENRHSEIDFGPPVGKEIW; via the coding sequence ATGAAGGTTCGCATTCAAAAATGGGGTAACAGCTTGGCATTGCGCATTCCAAAGGCATTTGCGGCTGAAACCAACCTGAAGCAAAACTCGCTGGTAGAGATTTCTCTGGTTGAAGGGAAAATAGTGGTGTCCCGAGCCTCAGAAACCGCTTATAGCCTTGAGGACCTTCTGGTTGGAGTGACAGAGGAGAACCGGCACAGTGAAATTGATTTCGGTCCTCCTGTAGGCAAGGAGATCTGGTAA
- a CDS encoding metal ABC transporter permease: MWEALHFEFMRNALMAGLLASIACGVIGTFVVVNRIVFLSGGIAHAAYGGIGLAFFFGIPYVVGTLGFALAVAIIMALITLKARHRTDTVIGVLWAVGMALGVVLLDLAPGYNVDLMSFLFGSILTVPASDLWLMFSLDVVILLTIAFLYNDFLALSFDEDFAQIRGVRVTLLYFVLLALVALSVVLIMRVVGLILVIALLTIPPYIAENQAGSLWTMMLLSFALSCFFTTAGLWLSYTFNLTSGATIILVAGTCFFMSTVIEGVQKKSA, encoded by the coding sequence ATGTGGGAAGCCCTGCACTTCGAGTTCATGAGGAATGCCCTTATGGCCGGTCTGCTCGCCAGCATAGCCTGCGGGGTCATTGGCACTTTTGTGGTGGTGAACCGCATAGTCTTTCTCTCGGGCGGCATTGCTCATGCAGCTTATGGCGGCATTGGCCTCGCCTTTTTCTTTGGCATACCCTACGTTGTGGGCACGCTCGGCTTTGCCCTTGCCGTTGCCATAATCATGGCCCTGATCACCTTGAAGGCGAGACATCGCACTGACACTGTCATTGGAGTACTCTGGGCAGTGGGCATGGCTCTCGGGGTGGTTCTGCTCGACCTTGCTCCAGGGTACAATGTGGATCTCATGAGTTTTCTTTTCGGCAGCATCCTCACTGTACCTGCGTCAGATCTCTGGCTGATGTTCAGCCTCGATGTGGTGATTCTCTTGACCATTGCTTTTCTTTACAACGATTTTCTGGCCCTCTCTTTTGATGAGGATTTTGCCCAGATCAGAGGAGTGCGGGTCACCCTCCTCTACTTCGTCCTCCTTGCTCTGGTTGCCCTATCCGTGGTGCTGATCATGCGAGTCGTCGGACTCATCCTGGTGATCGCCCTTCTGACAATTCCACCGTACATTGCCGAAAATCAGGCTGGCTCTCTGTGGACGATGATGCTTCTCTCCTTTGCATTGAGTTGTTTTTTTACTACAGCCGGTCTCTGGCTGTCCTACACCTTCAATCTGACCTCAGGAGCCACTATAATTCTGGTGGCTGGCACATGCTTTTTTATGTCCACTGTCATCGAAGGTGTGCAAAAAAAATCGGCCTGA
- a CDS encoding ABC transporter permease, which translates to MPLQRDLIQINAFFFKIWLITRKRVFHIFEILFWPAIGLVSVGLLTRFLQLEPNMVAFILIGVIALSVVQVGQLDISYVILYSVWNKSLKQEMAAPTQPFHLIAGTWAMGVIHSLLIFSLLSIFSRYAFDFRFLKPGLLPLALFYLGLALTSAVVGIVVCALAFRFGGRSHVGATSIVSVLILLSGIYYPVEVLPAPLKALSALIPLTYFLEYFRSFYGFPPSSPSPLALGYVLVFGYVILASLAMHYALNHSRKTGILLKMSE; encoded by the coding sequence TTGCCCTTGCAGAGAGACCTGATTCAGATTAATGCCTTCTTTTTCAAGATCTGGTTGATTACCAGGAAAAGAGTATTTCATATCTTTGAAATTCTTTTCTGGCCAGCCATTGGACTGGTGTCTGTGGGGCTGCTCACCAGATTCTTGCAGTTAGAACCAAACATGGTCGCCTTTATCCTCATCGGGGTAATCGCCCTGAGTGTGGTGCAGGTTGGCCAGCTGGACATCTCTTATGTAATTCTCTACAGCGTCTGGAACAAGAGCTTGAAACAGGAAATGGCCGCCCCTACACAGCCCTTTCATTTAATTGCCGGCACCTGGGCCATGGGAGTAATCCATTCCCTGCTGATCTTCTCACTGCTCTCAATATTCAGCCGTTATGCCTTTGATTTTCGCTTTCTGAAACCAGGGCTGCTGCCCCTGGCCCTTTTCTACCTTGGCCTGGCCCTGACTTCAGCAGTTGTAGGTATCGTGGTCTGTGCTCTGGCATTCCGATTTGGCGGTCGTTCTCATGTTGGCGCCACATCTATAGTATCTGTTCTCATCTTGTTGAGCGGCATCTACTACCCGGTAGAGGTCCTACCTGCCCCTTTGAAGGCGCTGTCTGCCTTGATCCCTCTCACCTACTTCCTGGAGTACTTCAGATCTTTCTATGGCTTCCCCCCCAGCAGCCCCAGTCCATTGGCACTGGGCTACGTGCTGGTTTTCGGTTATGTCATTCTTGCTTCTCTGGCCATGCACTACGCCCTCAATCATTCCAGGAAGACGGGTATTCTTTTGAAGATGTCCGAATAG
- a CDS encoding ABC transporter ATP-binding protein gives MNEPIIEIEDLWFAYDTIPVLKEVNLTVYSGDFLVLLGPNGGGKTTLLKIMLGLLKPQKGTVRIFGESPRQASQRIGYMPQHIHLKQSFPISVFDVVLMGRLRHRAPGWSRYTAEDKEAARKALERVEMWDYQARRIGELSGGQQQRVFIARALVDEPEALFLDEPTASVDTKHQTDLFEILRQLNEKVTIVVVSHDVGIISSHVKSVACVNQQVYYHDSGELSTELLEKAYQCCPVELVAHGLPHRVLKTHEEE, from the coding sequence ATGAATGAACCAATCATAGAAATAGAGGATCTATGGTTCGCCTATGACACGATTCCGGTGCTCAAAGAGGTGAACCTTACCGTGTACAGTGGCGATTTTCTCGTCCTTCTGGGGCCCAATGGAGGAGGAAAGACCACTCTGCTCAAGATCATGCTGGGCCTCCTCAAGCCGCAAAAGGGAACTGTGCGCATTTTTGGTGAATCTCCCCGCCAGGCCTCGCAGCGCATCGGCTACATGCCGCAGCACATCCACCTGAAACAGAGCTTCCCCATCTCGGTTTTCGATGTGGTGTTGATGGGCAGACTGCGGCACAGAGCACCGGGTTGGTCGCGCTATACTGCAGAAGACAAAGAGGCGGCCAGAAAGGCGCTCGAGCGAGTAGAGATGTGGGACTACCAGGCGAGACGAATTGGTGAGCTCTCAGGGGGGCAGCAGCAGAGGGTCTTTATAGCCAGGGCCCTGGTTGATGAGCCGGAGGCCTTATTTCTGGACGAACCAACAGCCAGTGTGGACACCAAACATCAAACAGATCTCTTTGAAATCCTCAGGCAGCTCAATGAAAAGGTTACCATCGTGGTAGTCAGCCACGATGTGGGTATTATTTCCAGCCACGTCAAGTCCGTTGCCTGTGTAAACCAGCAGGTCTATTATCACGACAGCGGTGAATTGAGCACCGAGCTGCTTGAAAAGGCCTACCAGTGCTGCCCTGTAGAGCTCGTTGCCCACGGTCTTCCTCACCGCGTTCTTAAAACACACGAGGAGGAATGA
- a CDS encoding tRNA 2-thiocytidine(32) synthetase TtcA: MRERIKVPYVEKKVRRLLGRAVQRYDLIQANDRILVALSGGTDSTAMLWLLQDRLRHIPIPYEVQAAHIALGFDGEDFSPVRSWVESLGIPCRVLDTNFGLQAHRPENRENPCFLCARLRRAALFKTARRLGCNKIAFGHHMDDLIETFFLNVIYGSQIATMLPRQSFFNGEITVIRPLAILPPEVIRRFHASRGFPAAPNPCPSKNSGKRQEIREILKRLYRQNRKIRGNIFHALHNVTLEYLPSYRG; encoded by the coding sequence GTGCGTGAACGAATAAAAGTACCCTATGTTGAAAAGAAAGTCCGTCGACTGCTCGGCAGGGCCGTACAGCGCTACGACCTGATACAGGCCAATGACCGCATTCTGGTGGCACTCAGTGGCGGCACAGACAGTACGGCGATGCTCTGGCTCCTCCAGGATCGTCTCAGACACATTCCCATTCCCTATGAAGTGCAGGCAGCCCACATAGCCCTGGGTTTCGACGGCGAAGATTTTTCTCCTGTGCGCTCCTGGGTGGAATCCCTGGGGATCCCATGCCGTGTGCTCGACACCAACTTCGGCCTGCAAGCCCACAGACCTGAAAACAGGGAGAACCCCTGCTTCCTCTGTGCCCGTTTGCGGCGGGCAGCCCTGTTCAAGACAGCCCGCAGACTTGGCTGCAACAAAATTGCTTTTGGCCACCACATGGACGATTTGATTGAAACCTTTTTCTTGAACGTCATTTACGGCTCGCAGATCGCCACCATGCTCCCCCGCCAGTCTTTTTTCAACGGTGAAATCACTGTCATCCGGCCGCTGGCAATCCTGCCGCCGGAAGTGATTCGCCGCTTCCATGCCAGCCGCGGCTTTCCTGCCGCTCCAAATCCATGTCCATCGAAAAACAGCGGCAAGAGACAGGAAATACGAGAAATATTGAAAAGGCTCTATCGGCAGAATAGGAAGATCAGGGGAAACATATTCCACGCTCTGCACAATGTAACGTTGGAGTATCTGCCCTCGTATCGAGGGTGA
- a CDS encoding type II toxin-antitoxin system PemK/MazF family toxin: MVYVPDRGDVVWITLSPQAGHEQAERRPALALSPRAYNRKVGLALFCPVTKSVKGYPFEVLIPKGLDVTGVILSDQVKSLDWRARKAELICNLPVEVVEETLKKLATLL; encoded by the coding sequence ATGGTGTACGTTCCTGATCGTGGTGATGTGGTTTGGATCACGTTGAGTCCTCAAGCGGGACATGAGCAGGCGGAAAGACGACCAGCTCTAGCCCTCTCCCCCAGAGCATATAACCGAAAAGTGGGACTCGCCCTTTTCTGTCCTGTCACCAAGTCGGTGAAAGGATACCCGTTTGAGGTCCTCATTCCAAAGGGACTTGATGTGACCGGGGTGATATTAAGTGATCAGGTGAAGAGCCTGGATTGGCGAGCGCGGAAAGCAGAATTGATATGTAATCTGCCCGTAGAGGTTGTGGAAGAGACTCTGAAAAAGCTAGCTACACTCCTATGA
- a CDS encoding zinc ABC transporter substrate-binding protein, which yields MASVLQRCSFFRRLFLQSALCVMLLLASPLNAADSLNVFVSIAPQQYFVKRICGNLARISVMVQPGANPAIYEPKPKQMAALAKTDVYFATGVPFEDMWLRKISTINPRMVVVHCEEGVARIAMARRLPGAGLDHGQQQTTASEHSRIMDPHIWLSPSLVMLQARNIFHALLAVDPDHRLEYCNNYRKFIRDLVELDIEIDQILQGRGKKFLVFHPAWGYFARSYGLVQIPIELEGKEPGPVQLSAVTRYAREHQLEVIFVQPQFSWQIAAAIAKSIGGRIVFLDPLAADWYNNLKKAALEISAALR from the coding sequence ATGGCCAGTGTCTTGCAGCGTTGCAGCTTTTTTCGCCGGTTGTTCTTGCAGAGCGCCCTGTGCGTCATGCTTTTGCTTGCTTCACCTCTCAATGCAGCGGACTCGCTGAACGTATTCGTCAGCATCGCCCCACAACAGTATTTCGTCAAGAGAATCTGCGGCAATCTTGCCAGAATATCGGTCATGGTGCAACCAGGAGCCAATCCTGCCATCTATGAACCAAAACCGAAACAGATGGCCGCCCTTGCCAAGACAGATGTATACTTCGCTACCGGGGTGCCCTTTGAAGATATGTGGCTGCGGAAAATCTCCACCATCAATCCCAGGATGGTCGTGGTCCATTGTGAAGAGGGCGTTGCCAGGATCGCCATGGCGAGACGGCTCCCCGGGGCAGGTCTGGACCATGGTCAGCAGCAGACAACAGCCAGTGAGCACAGCCGGATAATGGACCCCCATATCTGGCTCTCCCCTTCTCTGGTTATGCTGCAGGCTCGCAATATCTTCCATGCACTTCTGGCGGTAGACCCTGACCATCGCCTCGAGTATTGCAATAACTACAGGAAGTTTATCCGGGACCTCGTTGAGCTTGATATTGAAATTGACCAGATTCTCCAGGGCAGGGGCAAGAAATTTCTGGTGTTCCATCCTGCCTGGGGCTACTTTGCCCGGTCTTACGGCCTGGTACAGATACCCATAGAGCTGGAGGGCAAAGAGCCGGGGCCAGTGCAGCTGAGCGCTGTCACCCGCTATGCCAGAGAACACCAGCTCGAGGTAATTTTTGTGCAGCCGCAATTCTCCTGGCAAATCGCTGCCGCCATAGCAAAATCCATCGGCGGACGCATCGTTTTTCTGGATCCACTGGCCGCTGACTGGTATAACAATCTTAAAAAGGCAGCATTGGAGATCAGCGCCGCCCTGAGGTGA
- a CDS encoding methyltransferase domain-containing protein: MKVSKRFKRSAVELVAVAALLLDLFYWQHRVVFWISFIYLLMNYLHYRREAALNFRHSQAIRRTMNLGAIKAIERKYTMRDDFNTPDKRALLRGPLDRYFYYARYEHARQLLAEYASSARRILDMGCGFGKNALYICQELHCTAIGLELDDLKLQWARRHLLGAAGPENIAFVCADAAQPPFQSASFDCILLAEVLEHLLDPPRGLSACNDLLRKEGVLLVTTPSRHNLNYSNNPLFVLEKVLSLACERVLPPYHNLHAQFEFNWRKPEPEYGIHYHFSRQKLESLLEGAGFRLVWRGSFETEIFPYLLIELCTRGDAGSMSRYLDTLESTIARVPVLKHLGQHLMYVAQKR; the protein is encoded by the coding sequence ATGAAAGTTTCGAAGCGGTTCAAAAGAAGTGCGGTTGAACTGGTGGCAGTAGCTGCTCTCTTGCTTGATCTGTTCTACTGGCAGCACCGGGTAGTTTTCTGGATTTCATTCATTTATCTGCTGATGAACTATCTCCACTACCGGCGGGAGGCCGCATTGAACTTCCGCCACTCACAGGCCATTCGCCGGACAATGAACCTCGGTGCGATAAAGGCCATTGAGAGAAAATACACCATGCGGGACGATTTCAACACCCCCGATAAACGAGCTCTCTTGCGGGGCCCCCTGGACAGATATTTCTACTATGCCAGATACGAGCACGCCCGGCAGCTGCTGGCTGAATATGCCAGCAGCGCCAGAAGAATACTGGACATGGGCTGCGGCTTCGGCAAGAACGCTCTGTATATTTGCCAGGAACTGCACTGTACTGCCATTGGCCTGGAGCTCGACGATTTAAAACTGCAATGGGCTCGGCGACATCTGCTGGGGGCAGCTGGGCCAGAAAATATAGCATTTGTCTGCGCTGATGCAGCCCAGCCGCCTTTCCAGTCAGCCAGCTTCGATTGCATTTTGCTGGCCGAGGTACTGGAGCATCTGCTCGACCCGCCTCGAGGTCTCAGCGCCTGTAACGATTTGCTCCGCAAAGAGGGAGTACTGCTTGTCACCACTCCCAGCAGGCACAACCTGAACTACAGCAACAATCCTCTGTTTGTCCTGGAAAAGGTGCTCAGCCTGGCTTGCGAGCGTGTACTGCCTCCCTACCACAATTTACACGCCCAGTTTGAATTCAACTGGCGAAAGCCTGAGCCTGAATACGGCATACACTACCACTTCTCTCGGCAGAAACTGGAATCCCTTCTAGAGGGGGCAGGATTTCGCCTCGTCTGGCGAGGCAGTTTTGAAACGGAGATTTTCCCATATCTGCTGATCGAACTCTGCACTCGGGGTGATGCCGGTTCAATGAGCAGATACCTTGACACCCTGGAATCCACAATTGCCAGGGTGCCCGTGCTGAAGCACCTGGGCCAGCACCTTATGTATGTGGCTCAGAAAAGGTAG
- a CDS encoding ABC transporter ATP-binding protein: protein MNQFAIEIRGIEKIYPAAGGNPAVHALKGIDLSIESSKIFCILGPNGAGKTTLITIMSGLLYPDAGMGRVWGLDLLRERRKIRSIVNFASGHANLPDNFTVDETLTYFGMLYGLGRAERLKKRDELASFFELDSYRKIPFNQLSTGLKQRLALAKSLINEPRILFLDEPTVGLDPQVAALIRSRLLQWHREKGITIILTTHQMDEAEQMSDCLGFLNDGRFVRIGNAAELKRGIQFQETITIFGKKLSAASAVLTGIAGVSLISGEQNQLSCRVDSREKRINALIEAVLCSGGIIENLSISEPSLGDVFVALAERPDSD, encoded by the coding sequence ATGAATCAATTTGCAATTGAAATTCGGGGCATCGAGAAAATCTATCCCGCAGCAGGGGGAAATCCAGCCGTTCATGCCCTGAAAGGCATCGACCTCAGCATCGAGAGCTCCAAGATATTTTGCATCCTGGGACCGAATGGGGCAGGGAAAACCACCCTGATAACTATCATGTCAGGCCTGCTCTATCCGGATGCAGGCATGGGCCGAGTGTGGGGACTGGATCTTCTCAGAGAACGGAGGAAGATCAGATCAATTGTAAACTTTGCAAGCGGACATGCCAACCTGCCTGACAATTTCACTGTGGATGAAACCCTCACCTACTTTGGCATGTTGTACGGACTGGGCAGAGCTGAACGCCTGAAAAAGAGGGACGAGCTTGCCAGCTTTTTCGAGCTCGACAGTTATCGGAAAATTCCCTTCAATCAATTGTCCACCGGCCTGAAACAACGCCTCGCTCTGGCAAAGTCACTGATCAACGAGCCCAGAATCCTTTTTCTCGACGAACCCACAGTAGGGCTGGACCCGCAAGTCGCTGCCCTGATTCGCTCCAGACTGCTCCAGTGGCACCGAGAAAAGGGCATCACCATAATCCTGACTACCCATCAAATGGACGAAGCAGAGCAGATGAGCGACTGCCTCGGCTTTCTGAATGATGGCCGCTTCGTCAGAATCGGCAACGCCGCAGAACTGAAAAGAGGCATCCAGTTCCAGGAGACCATTACAATCTTCGGCAAGAAGCTCTCTGCGGCATCCGCGGTATTGACCGGAATTGCCGGGGTTTCTCTCATAAGTGGTGAGCAAAATCAATTGAGTTGCCGGGTGGACTCCAGGGAAAAGCGAATCAATGCACTCATCGAGGCTGTTCTTTGTTCAGGCGGCATTATAGAAAATCTTTCTATCAGCGAACCCTCTCTAGGAGATGTGTTTGTTGCCCTTGCAGAGAGACCTGATTCAGATTAA
- a CDS encoding right-handed parallel beta-helix repeat-containing protein, with protein MRSGGLIITVGGLFYLIFSLTLASVALSAPPPDTFYVSPSGIDVAGRNGSEGEPWRSISYALSRGEVGGGDIIMVVGDGVEDNDDYLDNVIVDKSVKIYGDLSSTFLPTVKAALSTADVFNVRMNGVEIKNLLIYGADTAAAIELNGVSKCLIEGNYCGLNSSAKNAHGIMVSLGYQNVIKGNFVDHNTNSGITLWQTSGNVVEDNNLTWNKIGIVLIQAGSANVLTFNRIQHSNDAGLKFGASTNQNVATGNVIELGGTGIDLDGMVDGIIAGNTIVNNIEGMYVPASAASNSIFRNQFDNTTNINSTASGYYLGSWSPLFYVYRNYYKSILGNYYSDYSGTDANGDGLGDTPYSTASYRDNQPLVKSADSYILHGFFLARVGGIGRLYINSYSLQGEVVTLHAVHSTIFSFSTPAVARWIFRGGNPSSQTTWTGWLTFASPPPVGHTVEVTFGTSDPGGANFQAVGPVADVVGNDADHILHFTAEKNVFVLPEGKALAVRLTNTGATDLEMMTGGAAAMLFAPAGSRPVVPLQHMFLLLDHSS; from the coding sequence ATGCGCAGCGGCGGTCTCATCATTACCGTTGGTGGTTTGTTCTATTTGATTTTTTCCCTGACATTGGCGTCCGTCGCTCTGTCCGCTCCACCGCCGGACACCTTTTACGTGTCCCCTTCGGGAATTGATGTGGCCGGGAGAAACGGCTCTGAAGGGGAGCCGTGGCGCAGTATCAGCTACGCTCTCTCCAGAGGCGAGGTGGGCGGCGGTGATATCATCATGGTTGTGGGTGACGGGGTGGAGGACAACGACGACTACCTGGATAACGTCATCGTCGACAAGAGTGTGAAGATTTATGGTGACCTTTCCAGTACATTTCTGCCTACAGTCAAAGCTGCACTGTCAACCGCCGACGTCTTCAACGTGAGGATGAATGGCGTAGAGATAAAAAATCTCCTCATTTACGGCGCCGACACCGCAGCCGCTATCGAGTTGAACGGAGTGAGCAAATGCCTGATCGAGGGAAACTACTGTGGTCTCAATTCATCCGCGAAGAACGCTCATGGCATCATGGTGAGCCTTGGCTATCAGAACGTTATCAAAGGCAACTTCGTGGATCATAATACCAATAGCGGCATCACCTTGTGGCAGACGTCGGGCAATGTGGTCGAAGACAATAATCTCACTTGGAACAAGATTGGTATCGTTCTCATACAGGCTGGATCCGCAAACGTCCTCACCTTTAACAGAATCCAGCATAGCAACGATGCAGGACTCAAGTTCGGGGCCTCCACCAATCAGAATGTGGCCACGGGGAATGTTATTGAACTCGGTGGTACCGGCATCGACCTGGACGGCATGGTAGACGGGATCATTGCAGGCAATACCATTGTTAACAATATCGAGGGAATGTACGTGCCAGCGTCTGCCGCGAGCAACAGCATCTTCCGAAACCAGTTCGACAACACCACCAATATCAACTCGACAGCTAGCGGATATTACCTCGGCTCCTGGTCGCCTCTCTTCTATGTTTACCGGAATTATTATAAAAGTATTCTAGGCAACTATTATTCGGATTACAGCGGTACGGATGCAAATGGCGACGGCCTTGGCGATACGCCTTACTCCACGGCCAGTTACCGGGACAACCAACCCCTTGTCAAGTCGGCAGATTCATACATCCTTCACGGCTTCTTCCTGGCTAGAGTTGGTGGAATCGGTAGACTCTACATAAATAGCTACTCTTTGCAAGGCGAGGTTGTTACCTTGCATGCAGTTCACAGCACAATTTTTTCATTTAGCACTCCTGCCGTGGCACGCTGGATATTCAGAGGCGGCAACCCGAGTTCCCAAACTACCTGGACGGGCTGGTTGACTTTTGCATCTCCCCCGCCAGTCGGGCATACTGTAGAAGTTACTTTTGGCACAAGTGATCCCGGAGGGGCCAATTTTCAAGCAGTTGGGCCTGTTGCCGACGTCGTGGGCAACGATGCGGATCACATCCTTCATTTCACTGCTGAAAAAAATGTCTTCGTTCTGCCCGAGGGCAAAGCCTTGGCCGTCCGTTTGACCAACACGGGCGCCACGGATCTGGAAATGATGACAGGCGGCGCCGCCGCTATGCTCTTCGCCCCGGCAGGTAGCCGCCCGGTGGTGCCCTTGCAGCATATGTTTCTGTTGTTGGACCACTCTTCCTGA
- a CDS encoding UbiX family flavin prenyltransferase, giving the protein MVDASRRLLVGISGASGVIYGLEMLKVLQELGYESHVILSKTARMNFLLETEHSIEEVEAAAGKIYDDEDLAAPISSGSFLSRGMVVIPCTIKSLSAITHSYNDNLLVRAADVTIKERRTLVLVVRETPLHEGHLQLMLAAASRGAVILPPVPAFYHRPKTILDLIHQTIGKVLDCFQISHQLFRRWQGA; this is encoded by the coding sequence ATGGTTGATGCATCAAGACGTCTACTGGTGGGCATATCGGGAGCCAGCGGAGTAATTTACGGCCTGGAAATGCTCAAAGTTTTGCAGGAGCTGGGCTATGAGAGTCATGTGATCCTGAGCAAGACAGCCCGAATGAATTTTCTCCTGGAAACAGAACACTCCATCGAAGAAGTGGAGGCAGCAGCCGGCAAAATATATGACGATGAAGACCTGGCCGCGCCAATCTCGAGCGGCTCTTTCCTTAGCAGAGGCATGGTGGTGATTCCCTGCACCATAAAGAGCCTGTCAGCCATAACTCACTCATACAATGACAACCTTCTGGTACGGGCTGCTGATGTCACCATCAAGGAGCGCCGCACTCTGGTTCTGGTGGTGCGGGAGACGCCGCTCCACGAGGGACACCTGCAGCTAATGCTTGCTGCTGCCTCCCGGGGAGCAGTGATTTTGCCGCCAGTTCCAGCCTTCTATCATCGCCCGAAAACAATTCTTGATTTGATCCATCAGACCATAGGAAAAGTCCTCGACTGCTTTCAGATATCTCATCAACTGTTTCGCCGTTGGCAGGGGGCATGA
- a CDS encoding UbiD family decarboxylase — protein sequence MKRFAALLIIAAAAVVLLAGCGRRAVKTSEASTPDEVARRLVDLTACIEYLEDTGNLVRVKSEVDPEYELAGIAKKYEGKKCVLFEKVKGSDYPVFIGLLWNRDIVASIFGVPREKVPFVIGGAIGQWKRNKEAMESPILDKGPANEVIEKDVDLYKLPVPIHALKDGGRYFDSSVVIARNPETGKLNISIHRLMITGKDRLTFLIDPGRHLGAYLEVMEKRNMPLQVTINNGISLAPWLNSAIPRQGDGKYKIAHHIIGRPINLLKAQTVDVPAYADAQFVIEAEILPNLREDEGPFAEVTGYYAKRDKRWVMRVKAITHRRNPVFHTLLSGQEVWNAVGFTAEAKIFVTVKKKVPQLRAVYLTPGGCGFYGAVVQVEKDGAMVGRQAIMETFKAFKPLQRVVAVDTDVNLYDPIDVNWALTTRFNPDTDLIILPNQWGHILNPMVKVNADGKGGTVTKIGMDATCPFPRTERFERVDFKKVDLNNYQISQ from the coding sequence ATGAAAAGATTTGCCGCGTTGTTGATTATTGCCGCAGCCGCAGTTGTTCTCCTTGCTGGTTGCGGTCGCAGAGCAGTTAAGACGTCAGAAGCCAGCACGCCCGACGAGGTGGCCAGGCGGCTGGTGGACCTTACAGCCTGCATTGAATATCTGGAGGATACTGGCAATCTTGTTAGGGTCAAGTCGGAAGTTGATCCAGAATACGAGTTAGCCGGCATTGCCAAAAAATATGAGGGCAAGAAATGCGTCCTGTTCGAAAAGGTAAAGGGCAGCGACTATCCAGTGTTTATCGGCCTGCTATGGAACAGAGACATTGTTGCCAGCATCTTTGGTGTTCCCAGGGAAAAGGTGCCTTTTGTAATTGGCGGCGCCATTGGCCAGTGGAAAAGGAACAAGGAGGCCATGGAATCTCCCATCCTGGACAAAGGGCCTGCCAATGAAGTCATCGAGAAGGATGTGGATCTTTACAAACTGCCGGTGCCGATACACGCCCTCAAGGATGGCGGCAGGTATTTCGACTCCTCGGTGGTAATTGCCAGGAATCCCGAGACCGGCAAACTCAACATTTCCATCCACCGCTTGATGATCACGGGCAAGGACCGCCTCACCTTTCTGATAGATCCTGGTCGTCATCTTGGTGCTTACCTGGAAGTCATGGAAAAAAGAAACATGCCACTGCAGGTAACCATAAACAATGGCATCAGTCTGGCGCCCTGGCTCAACTCGGCTATCCCGAGGCAGGGAGACGGCAAGTACAAGATAGCCCATCACATTATCGGCCGCCCCATCAATCTTCTCAAGGCACAGACCGTGGATGTACCTGCCTATGCCGATGCTCAATTTGTCATCGAGGCTGAAATTCTTCCCAACCTGCGGGAGGACGAAGGTCCTTTTGCCGAAGTAACAGGCTATTATGCCAAAAGAGACAAGCGGTGGGTCATGAGAGTAAAGGCAATCACTCACCGCAGGAATCCAGTGTTTCATACTCTGTTGTCTGGACAGGAGGTCTGGAACGCCGTGGGCTTCACCGCTGAAGCGAAAATATTTGTGACAGTCAAGAAAAAAGTGCCCCAGTTGAGGGCCGTGTACCTGACGCCTGGAGGTTGCGGCTTTTATGGAGCTGTGGTCCAGGTGGAGAAGGACGGGGCAATGGTTGGCCGCCAGGCCATCATGGAGACGTTCAAGGCCTTCAAGCCTTTGCAGAGAGTGGTGGCAGTGGATACCGACGTCAACCTCTATGATCCTATAGATGTAAACTGGGCCCTCACCACCAGATTCAATCCAGACACAGATCTCATCATACTGCCAAATCAGTGGGGGCATATTCTCAATCCAATGGTGAAAGTAAATGCCGACGGCAAAGGCGGCACTGTAACCAAGATCGGCATGGATGCCACCTGTCCCTTTCCGAGGACGGAAAGATTCGAACGAGTTGATTTCAAGAAGGTGGACCTGAACAATTACCAGATAAGCCAGTAG